Sequence from the Helianthus annuus cultivar XRQ/B chromosome 13, HanXRQr2.0-SUNRISE, whole genome shotgun sequence genome:
tttttgtgatcaaacaagtgtgcgaacactagtgtaacaaaagttttaacaaagaaataattttcgtaaaaaccgactagaagttgtggaacttcatattctttaaaaataattttttttttttttttttttttttttttttttttttagaaattaaacttatttttaaagataacaagacttactaaatgtgctagtaaattactacacatttttgtaaatatgcaagttcatgaaatggggaaaattagtgatcgttgttgatgattattgttgataattgttgttgatgattattgttgataattgttgttgatgattgttgacgatttaaaagaaaataaacacatgttttgaaaacatgggaaacctccatttttaggggaaactctgtcaaaatttttataaattttgacacttagaaaaatataagtttttgaagaacttattccctaaaaatgtatttaaaggtattaccaaggtttccctaatttttggtgataagaaatgaggatttcttcaaaaataaaagtggatataaatatgtatatttttgagagaaaaatatatattattttatcaccaacttttgtgctaagtgaatatagtatgtgttatacgtgctagcgtattgagacgtaaagatacactaaatactcatgaggagtataaacatgaaaatacacatacaacatgcttagacacatacaagaggatatatttatgaaaatatattacttggacaaaatacataattcgggtgcaaaatacaagatacgtatatttatttttgagaaaatgatataagacaaatagttaaaaatataaatatttttaacacaagaacacaaatacaaaagatagtgacttgcaattgtgcgatacaagtctagtgactaacgttaataaaacgcgtttaggtcacgacgctagataagcaactccggtgaagtttacgacgcaggaacgcaaagttgtgagttcatgctcccccttttctttaactgtttttggttttataactctcgggggtgaaatacatgttacaaatattataatttttttacaagtagtaaaaatacaagaagcactcttggtgagaacgagtaccgagtgcaatacaaatcgagaatacaaaaatacgagaagcacacttggtgagaacgagaaccaagtatgatgtgctttaagaaatgcctagaaattactagatcatgtgagcatagacttaatactaaaaatgccataaagtcttggtgaaaactagtaccaagccattaaaaacattcagtaattagggacgagggttagatctaacgggtacggccgagccccactcatggtccttatgtgacctcttgagtgcttcggtgtcccagtcgaggtaaatcgacacagtcgaggtaaatcgacacagtcgagggtaatcgacacagtcaagggaaattgacacagtcgaggttaatcgacacagtcgagggtaatcgacatagttaaaggagccaacactaatgctccataagtcctcacatgccttaaaggagccaacactaatgctccatatgtcctcacatgccgaaatgtctttgtacaaacattcaattagtacgtggtgtacacaagaaaacttgatttttgcaagaatactttatttatacaagatacataccatgttttcatactcggtatgcaaaacgcatgaactcgctcaactttatgttgatgttttccaaaattacatgtatttcaggtgacaggatggatcttgggcgcaagtgttgtaactagaagtagactacaagtttagatgtcatccacttttgttgaattgtaacctagatgaaggttgtgttttaaaacttaaatgacaagtgtttgtgatcctcaaaattttccgaatggatgaacatcgttttaaatcatgtagttgtttattatgatcgaatgcaatgataacaagctagtcacacatcatacgcttccgcaaaagacagggtgtgacatttGACACTTAGATTGGCCCACTATCCGGTCATACTCAACTACGCTTTTACGTTTAACATGTTTATCATAACTAGTAACGACTATACTTTAACACCTGTTAATTCTTCACATGTCACGTATAAATAATTCATGAGCGTTCAATATAGTTTAATGCATCAACTTGTCACGTAGGTTACACTTACATTTAATATTTCATAACATTACACAATACTTAGGTTTTCACTAAACATCAACCCAAACGACACTTCAAATATTCATACATCAAGCACGAGCTACAACGTCAACGAATTAAGAAAATAGAATTGTGAACACGCAGTGCATAGAGGAAAGGCCTAGAAATTTCGGATTGTCACATAAAACATTTCTATGGAAGACATTGTCCGCTGCAATTAGATCAAAAGGTCAAATCGTCTTAAATGTGGCTTCAAGTGGAATTGCATCGTTGTTGTTAGATGGTGGCAGGAATGCACATTCCAGGTTTCACATACCTTTGAATCTTACTGAAGACTCTGTATGTAATATAAAACCAGAAAGTGACGTGTCTAAATTACTGCATGAGACGAAATTAATAATTTGGGATGAAGCACCTATGGTACACAAACATGCATTCGAAGCGCTGGATAGAACAATGAATGACGTTTTCAACATCGACCCATCTCTCAATTCAGACATCAGGTTTGGAGGTAAGGTAATTGTTTTTGGTGGCGATTTCAGACAAATATTACCTGTCGTTCCAAACGGTGGAAGACAAGAGATTGTTAATGCCTCCTTATGTTCGTCTTACTTGTGGAGTAAATGTAAATTGCTAAGATTAACAAGAAACATGAGGTTAACCGTTGGAAGGTCGAcggaagaaattgaagaaataAACAGTTTTGCCAAATGGCTTTTGGATTTGGGTGAGGGTAATGTTGGTGGTCCAAATGATGGGGAAGCAACTATTCAAATACCACAAGATCTTCTGATTACTGATGAATCTGACCCAATTGCAAGTTTAATTGATTTCGTTTATCCATCAATCTtgcaaaacatcaacaaccataaTTATTTTAGTGAGCGCTATACTTGCACCGAAGAATGATGTTGTGCATGAGATTAATGACAGGTTGCTATCAATGTTTCCTGGTGAAGAAAGAGAGTATCTTAGCTCTGACAGTCTTTGTCCGACCGAAGATGTAAATGCTACACAACAAAGAATATACTCTCCGGATGTGCTTAATGGACTTAAAATTTCTGGCTTACCAAATCATAGGTTGGTGCTAAAAGTTGGTGTTCCAGTAATGTTATTACGAAATATTGACCAACGGAATGGTTTGTGCAACGGTACAAGGCTACAAGTAAAAAAGTTGTACAACCGTGTAATAGAAGCCGAGATAATATCTGGTGCAAATATTGGTACTTCTACATATATACCTCGAATTAATTTGATCCCTTCTGATAAAAAGATTCCTTTTGCTTTTCAAAGGAGGCAATTTCCACTTTCCGTATGTTTTGCGATGACAATAAACAAAAGTCAAGGCCAGTCGCTTTCGAGAGTTGGTTTGTACCTGAAACAACCCGTCTTCTCTCATGGTCAATTGTATGTTGCTTTATCAAGGGTGAAAACAAGAGATGGGGTCAAACTACTCATACTTGACAACAATGGAAAACCGACAGATAAAACAAGTAATGTTGTTTATAAAGAGATTTTCAACGAATTATAATTGATAAATGTATTGCGTTGCTTCTAATTAATGACTAACATTTGATGATTTCTGATTGTTGCatattcatatatttatatttaaacacTCTTCCTATtaaattttatatcaatcaattcaTTTATTCGTAATCCATACACAACATATGATATAAAACAACTAATATCGTGTATAGACAGATTTTCAAAGATTTGTGATTGTTGGTTATTCATGTATTTAAATATGTGGTTCAAATATTATATATTTGTTCGTGTTTTAACGTGTATCAAATTATAATATTTATGTTAACAGTGATATTAAAGATATTTCCTTTTTGCATCCCGTGAAATTCATGGGTAATTAAACTagtatattattatattaatacaATTCAAAAGCTCAATTGACGTGGGGTCTGTCTTCTTCGATCAAAACAGCATCCGCAAAACCCTAAATTCAAACACCAGTTTTCAGCTTTGTCTTCTTCTTCGTCTAACAGTCACTGAAACCAAACCCAATTACAAATTAAACAGCCATCTGTCTTATTCTTTGTTACTCACTGGCAGAATGATGATGACGATCTTGATGTATAGACACCAGAGATGATAGACGCCGGAGTATTGACGGAGAATGGAGGTGACGACGGTGAAGATGTGATCGGAGAACTTAAACTGTGAGTTGCAGGTTTAATGGTTGTGGTCGCCGGAAGTGATAaaggatgatgatgaaggttgCGACACAATGAGAAAGACGATGATGGTGATTTTGCAGGTATTAATGGAGATGGAGACGGAGGAGATGAAGTTGATGATGAATAATGATGGTCGGACAGTTTGGAGGCGATGACAGAAGATTGTACGGCAGCCCGGAGATGTATGATGATTAAGATTGTGACTCGGAATGACTCGAGACCTTTTCTGATGATGATGAGTCGAGACCTCAGAGACAGTACTCGAAACCTCTGTCTCGGAACGAATGCGGTGACTCGGAACCGTGATGACTCGAGACAGTGGACTCGAGATCAGATGAGCTGATGACTCGAGAACAGATGACTCGAGACCTTGAGATATGAAGGTTGTTGGTTGCAGGTGGTGAAGAATGACTCGGAACCAGGAAGAGAAGATGTCGAGACCGTGACGGACTCGAAACCACTTGTTGCGACATAAAGGAAATGTGAAAAACGGGACTCGAGATTAGTTGTTGGGTGACTCGAAACCGTGAAGATCTATGACTCGGAATTTTGTGCTACAACCTGTTTCAGCTTTCCAAAACAACACACGTGCAGTTGTTTCAATTTTCCCAAAATTAAGGAAAGGGAAAATTACGGCAGTAGCCGCTTGACCAAGCTTTTTACGAAAATAGCCATTTGACCAGGCTTTATGCACCTTTCCATCCAAGTGAACCCTCATTTTATGCACCTTCAATCCAGCCACAACCAAGCGGACACGTGTCCCTCTTACCTGAACCGGCTTTATGCCGCTACACATGTCAGCCGAGCCGCTTCATGCCCAAGCCGAGCCGCTTCGCCCAATATCTGATTTATGCCGCTTTGTGGTACTGCCAAGCCGAGCCGCTTCATGGCCAAGCCGAGCCGCTTTGCCCCATTCCAAGCCGCTACACCCTGGATCTAAGCCGCTAGTATGTGTATaaatttttttgatatttttcttAGACGGCCTTCCTAAAAAAATATGGAGAAAAgagtattttgatatttttttgatgtattttgattttttttgatgtattttcatattttttaaaaaatactaCTGAAGCGGCTCGGCTTGTACTTGTAGCGGCTCGGCTTGTACTTGTAGCGGCTCGGCTTGTACTTGTGGGGCAGGGGGCGAAGCGGCTCGGGTTGTACTTGTAGCGGCTCGGCTGACATGTGTGGCAGCATAAAGCCGGTTCAGGTAAGAGGGACACGTGTCCGCTTGGTTGTGGCTGGATTGAAGGTGCATAAAAAAGAGGGTTCACTTGGATGGGAAGGTGCATAAAGCCTGGTCAAATGGCTATTTTGGTAAACACCTTGGTCAAGCGGCTACTGCCGTAATTTTCCCTTTTTTCAATCCTTTTAAAAGTTATAAAGATACGGGGGACAGTTACAATaatttaaaacttgattttaTCTTTCCAAAAACACTATCAAAAGGAATCGAACAAGCAAATTATAATGATTTTTCACAGAAAAACCTATGAAATAGATGAATATCGCGACGAACTTGATGAATTTCCAGAAAAACAAAAAGAACCAAACACCCGAAGTGaatcaaatcaaaccaaaacaGTCAAAACAACGCCCTTTTTTTAAATCTTGAATCTGTATATCAATCTCGAACCAACAACTAAGAgcaaaggctctgataccaattgtaggtccctatCCC
This genomic interval carries:
- the LOC110900495 gene encoding ATP-dependent DNA helicase pif1-like, with protein sequence MFPGEEREYLSSDSLCPTEDVNATQQRIYSPDVLNGLKISGLPNHRLVLKVGVPVMLLRNIDQRNGLCNGTRLQVKKLYNRVIEAEIISGANIGTSTYIPRINLIPSDKKIPFAFQRRQFPLSVCFAMTINKSQGQSLSRVGLYLKQPVFSHGQLYVALSRVKTRDGVKLLILDNNGKPTDKTSNVVYKEIFNEL